Proteins from a genomic interval of Microbacterium imperiale:
- a CDS encoding glycine--tRNA ligase — protein sequence MAEQSRLDKVIALARHRGFVFQAGEIYGGSRSAWDYGPLGTELKENIRRQWWQTFVRGRGDMVGLDSSIILPKRVWEASGHVATFTDPLVECLQCHKRFREDTLIEDFEARKGRAAENGLADVPCPNCGTKGQYTEPKSFSGLVKTYLGVVDDESGLHFLRPETAQGIFVNFSNVLTASRKKPPFGIGQVGKAFRNEITPGNFIFRTREFEQMEIEFFTPPAEAQEWFEHWVEACWNWFIDLGVKADNMRRFDVPEDDRAHYSAGTIDVEYRFGFPGKEWGELMGVANRTDYDLGSHTEASGQSLTYFDQASGEKYIPYVIEPSFGLTRAMMAFLVDAYDEEEVPNAKGGVDTRTVLRLDPRLAPVKAAVLPLSRNERLSPLAREVADTLRGRGWNVDFDDAGAIGRRYRRQDEVGTPFCVTVDFDSLDDRAVTVRDRDTMAQERIGLDALEGYLAERLRGA from the coding sequence GTGGCCGAGCAGTCCCGCCTCGACAAAGTCATCGCCCTCGCCCGTCACCGCGGGTTCGTCTTCCAGGCGGGGGAGATCTACGGCGGTTCACGCTCCGCGTGGGACTACGGCCCCCTGGGTACCGAGCTCAAGGAGAACATCCGGCGCCAGTGGTGGCAGACGTTCGTGCGCGGACGCGGCGACATGGTGGGCCTCGACTCGTCGATCATCCTGCCCAAGCGCGTGTGGGAGGCGTCGGGTCACGTCGCGACCTTCACCGACCCGCTGGTCGAGTGCCTGCAGTGCCACAAGCGCTTCCGCGAAGACACGCTCATCGAGGACTTCGAAGCGCGCAAGGGCCGCGCGGCCGAGAACGGTCTTGCCGACGTCCCGTGCCCGAACTGCGGCACGAAGGGTCAGTACACCGAGCCCAAGTCGTTCTCGGGTCTCGTGAAGACCTACCTCGGCGTCGTCGACGACGAGTCGGGCCTGCACTTCCTGCGCCCCGAGACGGCCCAGGGCATCTTCGTGAACTTCTCGAACGTGCTGACAGCGAGCCGCAAGAAGCCGCCGTTCGGTATCGGTCAGGTCGGCAAGGCGTTCCGCAACGAGATCACGCCGGGCAACTTCATCTTCCGCACACGCGAGTTCGAGCAGATGGAGATCGAGTTCTTCACGCCGCCCGCCGAGGCCCAGGAGTGGTTCGAGCACTGGGTCGAGGCCTGCTGGAACTGGTTCATCGACCTCGGCGTGAAGGCCGACAACATGCGGCGCTTCGACGTTCCCGAGGACGACCGCGCCCACTACTCCGCCGGCACGATCGACGTCGAGTACCGCTTCGGCTTCCCCGGCAAGGAGTGGGGCGAGCTCATGGGCGTCGCCAACCGCACCGACTACGACCTCGGCAGCCACACCGAGGCCTCGGGCCAGTCGCTGACGTACTTCGACCAGGCATCCGGTGAGAAGTACATCCCGTACGTCATCGAGCCCTCGTTCGGCCTGACGCGCGCCATGATGGCGTTCCTCGTCGACGCGTACGACGAAGAAGAGGTGCCCAACGCGAAGGGCGGCGTCGACACCCGCACGGTGCTGCGCCTGGACCCGCGCCTGGCTCCCGTCAAGGCCGCGGTGCTGCCGCTCAGCCGCAACGAGCGCCTGTCGCCGCTGGCCCGCGAGGTCGCCGACACCCTGCGCGGCCGCGGCTGGAACGTCGACTTCGACGACGCCGGTGCGATCGGGCGCCGCTACCGCCGCCAGGACGAGGTCGGCACGCCCTTCTGCGTCACGGTCGACTTCGACTCGCTCGACGACCGTGCCGTCACCGTGCGCGACCGCGACACGATGGCGCAGGAGCGCATCGGCCTCGACGCTCTCGAGGGCTACCTCGCCGAGCGCCTGCGCGGCGCCTGA
- a CDS encoding SPFH domain-containing protein produces the protein MEALFAGGALVIGGIAVIAVIILLIFLLIMVRAWYKVAKADQALVVVGRNQKNAAGDSSRISVITGGGALVNPLTQRAEMISLRARQIKMEPTAQASNGVTVMVAGVALVKIGSDPEFVRRAAERFLSQDGAIEQFTTEQLEGALRGVVATLTVEQLMKDRQKLSDQIAEGIKSDLLAQGLILDSFQIQGITDKNGYIDALGATEVERVRREAEVARINAAREVKARQLATDEANLIEQTAYDKNSAAASAEVGRARAEAEQAEALARAQREQDVLLQAAENRQAQLDADIKKVADASLYERQRKADADAYAEVKAAEARAQIAAQEAEATRLRAQAEADAVRLAGEARAEAIEAEAAAIAQNQEALLAQRAIEALVPLMTEFARGFDKVGSITVLGGDGASSHIASESASSMRATFDAVQATTGIDLRQIIQGQATGRGVAQGLREDDAAAAPAAAAE, from the coding sequence ATGGAAGCTCTCTTCGCCGGAGGCGCGCTCGTGATCGGCGGCATCGCCGTGATCGCCGTCATCATCCTTTTGATCTTCCTGCTGATCATGGTGCGGGCCTGGTACAAGGTCGCCAAGGCAGACCAGGCGCTCGTCGTCGTCGGACGCAACCAGAAGAACGCGGCGGGAGACTCCTCGCGCATCTCGGTGATCACCGGCGGCGGCGCCCTCGTGAACCCGCTGACGCAGCGCGCCGAGATGATCTCGCTGCGTGCACGCCAGATCAAGATGGAGCCCACGGCGCAGGCATCCAACGGCGTCACCGTGATGGTGGCCGGCGTGGCCCTGGTGAAGATCGGGTCCGACCCCGAATTCGTGCGGCGCGCGGCCGAGCGCTTCCTCTCGCAGGACGGCGCGATCGAGCAGTTCACGACCGAGCAGCTCGAAGGTGCGCTCCGCGGTGTCGTGGCGACCCTGACCGTCGAGCAGCTCATGAAGGACCGGCAGAAGCTGTCGGACCAGATCGCCGAGGGCATCAAGAGCGACCTGCTGGCGCAGGGCCTCATCCTCGACTCGTTCCAGATCCAGGGCATCACCGACAAGAACGGCTACATCGACGCCCTCGGTGCGACCGAGGTCGAGCGCGTGCGCCGCGAGGCCGAGGTCGCCCGCATCAACGCCGCCCGTGAGGTCAAGGCGCGCCAGCTGGCCACCGACGAGGCCAACCTCATCGAGCAGACCGCGTACGACAAGAACTCCGCCGCCGCCTCGGCCGAGGTCGGACGCGCCCGCGCCGAAGCCGAGCAGGCCGAGGCCCTCGCCCGCGCCCAGCGCGAGCAGGACGTCCTGCTGCAGGCCGCCGAGAACCGGCAGGCCCAGCTCGACGCCGACATCAAGAAGGTCGCCGACGCCTCGCTGTACGAGCGGCAGCGCAAGGCAGACGCCGACGCCTACGCCGAGGTCAAGGCCGCCGAGGCCCGCGCCCAGATCGCCGCGCAGGAGGCCGAGGCCACCCGGCTGCGCGCGCAGGCCGAGGCCGACGCCGTGCGCCTGGCCGGTGAGGCCCGCGCCGAGGCGATCGAGGCCGAGGCGGCCGCCATCGCCCAGAACCAGGAGGCGCTCCTCGCCCAGCGCGCCATCGAAGCGCTCGTGCCGCTCATGACCGAGTTCGCCCGCGGCTTCGACAAGGTCGGCTCGATCACGGTGCTCGGCGGCGACGGCGCATCGAGCCACATCGCCTCCGAGAGCGCGTCGAGCATGCGCGCGACCTTCGACGCCGTGCAGGCCACGACCGGCATCGACCTGCGCCAGATCATCCAGGGCCAGGCCACCGGCCGCGGCGTGGCTCAGGGCCTGCGCGAGGACGACGCGGCGGCGGCGCCGGCCGCGGCAGCGGAGTGA
- a CDS encoding cobalamin-independent methionine synthase II family protein, with product MTGIQTTTAGSLPRTPALIDANRARTFADDGFTLQSSPEFDELTAEAVADVVVRQRAAGITQVGDGEFGKAMSNAVDYGAWWSYSFQRATGLSLTEVNAFTEPPVRSEPGRIRLTSFLDRRDRQLFPAVYAEAVDSGATATAFPTTTGPIRYRGHDAVASDIANLKATLREGEQGFLTAIAPGSASRVRNEYYGSDEEHIFAWADALREEYKAITDAGLIVQLDDPSLAENFDQINPEPSVADYQAFTRLRVEAINHAIAGLPKELVRLHLCWGSWHGPHTTDIPLADILPVVLEANVGSISFEAGNVRHEHESGVWADAAVPSDLVLVPGVVSHATNVVEHPELVAQRIERFAAIVGRDRVIASTDCGLGGRIHPDIAWAKLAALGEGARIAAARA from the coding sequence GTGACCGGGATCCAGACGACCACCGCCGGCAGCCTGCCCCGGACGCCGGCGCTCATCGACGCGAACCGCGCCCGGACCTTCGCCGACGACGGCTTCACGCTGCAGTCGAGCCCGGAGTTCGATGAGCTCACGGCCGAAGCGGTCGCGGATGTCGTGGTTCGCCAGCGCGCCGCCGGCATCACGCAGGTCGGCGACGGCGAGTTCGGCAAGGCGATGTCGAACGCCGTCGACTACGGCGCCTGGTGGTCGTACTCGTTCCAGCGCGCCACCGGGCTGTCGCTGACCGAGGTCAACGCCTTCACCGAGCCGCCCGTCCGCTCCGAGCCCGGCCGCATCCGGCTGACGTCGTTCCTCGACCGCCGCGACCGGCAGCTCTTCCCCGCCGTCTACGCCGAGGCGGTCGACTCCGGCGCCACCGCCACCGCGTTCCCCACCACGACGGGACCGATCCGCTACCGCGGGCACGACGCCGTGGCATCCGACATCGCGAACCTGAAGGCGACGCTGCGCGAGGGCGAGCAGGGCTTCCTCACCGCGATCGCGCCGGGCTCGGCTTCGCGCGTGCGCAACGAGTACTACGGCTCGGACGAGGAGCACATCTTCGCGTGGGCCGACGCGCTGCGCGAGGAGTACAAGGCGATCACCGACGCCGGCCTCATCGTGCAGCTCGACGACCCCTCGCTCGCCGAGAACTTCGACCAGATCAACCCGGAGCCCTCGGTCGCCGACTACCAGGCATTCACGCGGCTGCGGGTCGAGGCAATCAACCACGCCATCGCCGGGCTGCCGAAGGAGCTCGTGCGCCTGCACCTGTGCTGGGGCTCGTGGCACGGACCGCACACGACCGACATCCCGCTCGCCGACATCCTGCCGGTCGTCCTCGAGGCGAACGTCGGGTCGATCTCGTTCGAGGCAGGCAACGTCCGCCACGAGCACGAGTCCGGCGTCTGGGCGGATGCCGCGGTGCCGAGCGACCTCGTCCTCGTGCCCGGTGTCGTCAGCCACGCCACCAATGTCGTCGAGCACCCCGAGCTCGTCGCGCAGCGCATCGAGCGCTTCGCCGCGATCGTCGGGCGCGACCGGGTCATCGCCTCGACCGACTGCGGGCTCGGCGGCCGCATCCATCCCGACATCGCGTGGGCGAAGCTCGCCGCCCTCGGCGAGGGCGCCCGCATCGCCGCCGCCCGCGCCTGA
- a CDS encoding peptide MFS transporter produces MSHEDAASTASVERTSEKDTRFFGQPWALTHIFGVELWERFSFYGMQGILLIYMYYTVADGGLGIDRAIATGIVGAYGGSVYLATVLGAWLADRLYGSERVLFSSAFVIMAGHIALALLPGYVGLGVGLVLVALGSGGLKATATSVVGTLYAADDVRRDSGFSLFYLGINLGGFAGPLLTGLLQTTLGFHWGFGLAAVGMAAGLVQYSIGRRHLPDSARRVPNPLPKNRMPLVWIIGGAGAALIAVLALTGVIRADNLAVLVIAATVVAAIAYFVVILRSSAITAEERSRVWGFVPLFLTSVAFWSLYQQQFTVVTIYSAERLNRNLFGWEMPVSWVQSINPVFIILLSGVFAAAWTRLGRRQPSTPVKFAIGAIVMGAAFLLFLPFAGTGANGTPLVAVIGILLVFTIAELFLSPVGLSAATKLAPARFTTQMVALFFLSVALGTAVAGQAATFYDPADEAPYFTVLGIIAIAVGVSLAFSAKPVLRLMRGVR; encoded by the coding sequence ATGAGTCACGAGGACGCAGCCTCCACCGCATCCGTCGAACGCACCTCCGAGAAGGACACCCGCTTCTTCGGCCAACCCTGGGCCCTGACCCACATCTTCGGGGTCGAGCTCTGGGAGCGGTTCAGCTTCTACGGCATGCAGGGCATCCTGCTGATCTACATGTACTACACCGTGGCGGACGGTGGACTCGGCATCGATCGGGCGATCGCCACCGGCATCGTGGGCGCCTACGGCGGTTCCGTCTACCTCGCGACGGTGCTCGGCGCCTGGCTGGCCGATCGGCTCTACGGCTCGGAGCGCGTGCTGTTCTCCAGCGCGTTCGTCATCATGGCGGGCCACATCGCCCTGGCCCTGCTGCCCGGCTATGTCGGGCTCGGGGTGGGCCTCGTGCTCGTGGCGCTCGGCTCGGGCGGACTCAAGGCGACCGCGACCAGCGTCGTCGGCACCCTGTACGCCGCCGACGACGTCCGCCGCGACAGCGGCTTCTCGCTCTTCTACCTCGGCATCAACCTCGGCGGGTTCGCCGGCCCCCTGCTGACCGGTCTGCTGCAGACGACGCTCGGCTTCCACTGGGGCTTCGGGCTCGCCGCCGTGGGCATGGCCGCCGGTCTCGTGCAGTACTCGATCGGTCGCCGCCACCTGCCCGACAGCGCCCGACGCGTCCCGAACCCGCTGCCGAAGAACCGGATGCCGCTGGTGTGGATCATCGGCGGAGCGGGCGCGGCCCTCATCGCGGTGCTCGCGCTGACCGGGGTCATCCGCGCCGACAACCTCGCCGTCCTCGTCATCGCGGCCACCGTCGTGGCGGCGATCGCGTACTTCGTCGTCATCCTGCGCAGCTCCGCGATCACGGCCGAGGAGCGCAGCCGCGTCTGGGGCTTCGTGCCGCTGTTCCTGACCTCGGTGGCGTTCTGGTCGCTGTACCAGCAGCAGTTCACCGTCGTGACGATCTACTCCGCCGAGCGGCTCAACCGCAACCTGTTCGGGTGGGAGATGCCGGTGTCGTGGGTCCAGTCGATCAACCCGGTGTTCATCATCCTGCTCTCGGGCGTCTTCGCCGCCGCCTGGACCCGGCTGGGCCGGCGTCAGCCCTCCACGCCGGTGAAGTTCGCGATCGGGGCGATCGTGATGGGCGCGGCGTTCCTGCTGTTCCTGCCCTTCGCCGGCACGGGAGCGAACGGCACGCCGCTCGTGGCCGTCATCGGCATCCTGCTCGTGTTCACGATCGCCGAGCTGTTCCTCTCGCCTGTCGGGCTCTCGGCGGCGACGAAGCTCGCACCGGCGCGGTTCACGACGCAGATGGTCGCACTCTTCTTCCTCTCGGTCGCGCTGGGCACGGCCGTCGCCGGTCAAGCGGCGACCTTCTACGACCCCGCCGACGAGGCGCCCTACTTCACCGTCCTCGGCATCATCGCGATCGCGGTGGGCGTGAGTCTGGCGTTCTCGGCGAAACCGGTGCTCCGGCTCATGCGCGGGGTGCGCTGA
- a CDS encoding GNAT family N-acetyltransferase, with translation MSESVPPIEAEVPAGIDIRPLETVADIFAGAAVLREVWGGDRDSVPTNLMRALAYAGNYVVGLYDGDRLIGASVAFFSAPGARSMHSHVTGVLPEYQQQGLGRVLKQHQRAWAFARDVGTITWTFDPLFARNAHFNLQVLGARISDYLVDQYGLMDDGLNRGTVTDRLMVTWPLAAPPQQKPTDDRVVATIAVPADIHALRASAPAEADAWRDRVRSQFLEHLAAGLVVGGFDDERGYLLVNP, from the coding sequence ATGAGCGAGAGCGTTCCCCCGATCGAAGCCGAAGTGCCCGCCGGGATCGACATCCGCCCCCTCGAGACCGTCGCCGACATCTTCGCCGGCGCCGCCGTGCTGCGCGAGGTGTGGGGTGGCGACCGCGACTCGGTGCCTACGAACCTCATGCGCGCCCTCGCGTACGCCGGCAACTACGTCGTCGGGCTGTACGACGGCGACCGGCTCATCGGCGCCTCAGTGGCGTTCTTCTCCGCGCCGGGCGCCCGGTCGATGCACTCGCACGTCACCGGCGTGCTGCCGGAGTACCAGCAGCAGGGTCTGGGCCGCGTGCTCAAGCAGCACCAGCGGGCGTGGGCGTTCGCCCGCGACGTCGGAACGATCACCTGGACGTTCGACCCGCTGTTCGCCCGCAACGCGCACTTCAACCTGCAGGTGCTCGGCGCCCGCATCAGCGACTACCTCGTCGACCAGTACGGCCTCATGGACGACGGCCTGAACCGCGGCACGGTCACCGACCGGCTCATGGTGACGTGGCCGCTGGCCGCGCCGCCGCAGCAGAAGCCCACCGACGACCGTGTCGTCGCGACGATCGCGGTGCCCGCCGACATCCATGCGCTGCGTGCGTCGGCGCCGGCCGAGGCCGACGCCTGGCGCGACCGGGTACGCTCGCAGTTCCTCGAGCACCTGGCGGCCGGGCTCGTCGTCGGCGGCTTCGACGACGAGCGCGGCTACCTGCTCGTGAACCCCTGA
- a CDS encoding SDR family oxidoreductase — MTFTPRRAIVTASDSGIGRATALALADAGMDVGVTWHSDEDGANETAEGVRARGRKAIVAQFDATEFEKIPGVIEHLAAELGGLDVFVNNAGGGTGGPVLDLDLDGWRTVVALNLDGAFVGMKTAAKLMADAGDGGRIIAVTSVHGSQPRVGSAAYVASKHGLEGLVKTMAQELGPRDITVNSVAPGEIATPINDMEGEDAEQTHRPGIPIPRPGKPEEIASVVAFLASPASSYVTGATWVVDGGMLQMGPQAGSHLESDAWRDAGSE; from the coding sequence ATGACGTTCACTCCCCGCCGTGCCATCGTGACCGCCTCCGACTCGGGGATCGGCCGCGCCACCGCCCTTGCGCTCGCCGACGCCGGCATGGATGTCGGTGTCACCTGGCATTCCGATGAGGACGGCGCCAACGAGACGGCCGAGGGCGTTCGCGCCCGGGGCCGCAAGGCTATCGTCGCGCAGTTCGACGCAACCGAGTTCGAGAAGATCCCCGGGGTCATCGAGCACCTCGCCGCCGAGCTCGGCGGCCTCGACGTCTTCGTCAACAACGCCGGCGGCGGCACGGGCGGGCCGGTGCTCGACCTCGACCTCGACGGGTGGCGCACCGTCGTCGCCCTCAACCTCGACGGGGCCTTCGTCGGCATGAAGACCGCCGCCAAGCTCATGGCCGACGCGGGCGACGGCGGACGGATCATCGCCGTGACGAGCGTGCACGGCTCGCAGCCGCGGGTCGGATCGGCCGCCTACGTCGCCTCGAAGCACGGACTCGAGGGCCTCGTGAAGACGATGGCCCAGGAGCTCGGACCCCGCGACATCACCGTCAACTCGGTCGCCCCCGGCGAGATCGCGACGCCCATCAACGACATGGAGGGTGAGGACGCCGAGCAGACCCACCGCCCCGGCATCCCGATCCCCCGCCCGGGCAAGCCCGAGGAGATCGCGTCGGTCGTGGCGTTCCTGGCCTCACCGGCTTCGTCGTACGTCACCGGCGCCACGTGGGTCGTCGACGGCGGGATGCTGCAGATGGGGCCTCAGGCCGGGTCGCACCTCGAGTCCGACGCCTGGCGCGACGCCGGCTCCGAGTGA
- a CDS encoding endo-1,4-beta-xylanase, producing the protein MRTRRPRFLAAAATAALAAPLLAATGAAAAPTAATTVVAHDFSTASLGDALTQSGGDGSTLDYADGALVVQDRDADYVGIQTAPGILEPETTYTVSARVRLAAGTPDTQARWVGVPGYTWIGDTTISADEWTIVTGTWTSPATTDTVRLYLGTADIPGADAYTYLVDDVTVTAADGDPGTDPGTGPQAPGTVLIDSTFDDGALGAWQPRVGSGGAGPTVEVVTGGADESSHAALVSERTHEGDGILLDVTDTLLAGQTYAFSAALRFAPGADRGQGLTVSMRTDDGGAVSYTNLLQAESVSASGWTTVAGDITIPGYDAAAELYIEARYNSGNTSPFLVDQVRIAVPEAGEGDLDLTPLKDTTEFPVGVAIDERETGGAASDLLRHHFDQITPENHMKVEAWYDDQRRFQRHPQATALLDYASANDLRLYGHVLLWHSQTPAWFFQDASGRELTDSEADKQLLRDRLATHIDDVARSIADDYGLFGSETNPLVAWDVVNEVISDQATPDGLRTSRWHDILGEEFIHLAFRLADQAFNEDYAAPGTDRPVALFINDYNTEQDAKGTQYAALVDRMLAAGTPLDGVGHQFHVSVNTPVPALASTLERFAGRGLMQAVTELDVTVNPATAANLARQGYYYRDAFEVFRDYHAAAPASESLFAVTVWGLTDTRSWRAEQAPLLFAGDLSAKAAFFGAIGDDEGLPPLVTTADVFRGDVALDGAIADVPEWRNLPEHPLTRDAGGFQARWSDEHLTALIRSSARPERIEFTYRGEEVAFGGDGPLTGRTVEADGEFFTVVQLPHTAPAVGDTAAFDVRVFAADGLAGAWNSAGSTGQLTFYEELSYLEIPRGDEITVDGVVDAAWASAPVIETAKRVEGDAAGATATVRTLWRDNVLYTLFEVEDPDIDTTNSDPWNRDGVEIFLDLGNTKSGAYGPNDTQIRITVDGDVTFGTGNEAAQRSRLLASATSRTEGGYIVEAAIDLVGQSGGQSDVPLGGAGTFQGFDAQVNDARGGSRFAVHTWAEPTGTGYQSTSRWGVVHLVDAVTAPGEPGEPTEPGEPTEPGTPGEPVDGGAWATVDVGDGRVAQGGSLPVRVSGLEPQQRIGATLYSDPIVVSGIPAADASGEVRFSVAVPRDLATGEHTLVVTSSGYDDIRVAVTVVSGGGSASSSLSTTGGELPWGAALAAAVLLTAGGLFLALRRRPRA; encoded by the coding sequence ATGCGAACTCGTCGACCCCGTTTCCTGGCCGCCGCTGCGACCGCGGCCCTCGCCGCACCACTGCTCGCAGCGACGGGAGCCGCCGCGGCCCCGACGGCTGCCACCACCGTCGTCGCCCACGACTTCTCGACGGCGTCCCTCGGTGATGCCCTGACGCAGAGCGGCGGCGACGGCTCGACGCTCGACTACGCCGACGGAGCCCTCGTCGTGCAGGACCGCGACGCCGACTACGTCGGCATCCAGACCGCGCCGGGCATCCTCGAGCCCGAGACGACCTACACCGTCAGCGCCCGGGTCCGGCTCGCCGCGGGCACGCCCGACACGCAGGCGCGCTGGGTCGGGGTCCCGGGATACACCTGGATCGGCGACACCACGATCTCGGCCGACGAATGGACGATCGTCACCGGCACGTGGACGTCGCCGGCGACGACCGACACCGTCCGGCTCTACCTCGGCACCGCCGACATCCCCGGAGCCGACGCGTACACCTACCTCGTGGACGATGTCACCGTCACCGCGGCGGACGGCGACCCGGGCACCGATCCCGGCACGGGACCGCAGGCACCCGGCACCGTTCTCATCGACAGCACCTTCGACGACGGCGCTCTCGGCGCCTGGCAGCCGCGGGTCGGCTCGGGCGGAGCCGGTCCGACCGTCGAGGTCGTGACGGGCGGAGCCGACGAGTCCTCGCACGCGGCCCTCGTGAGCGAGCGTACGCACGAAGGCGACGGCATCCTCCTCGACGTCACCGACACCCTGCTCGCGGGCCAGACCTACGCGTTCTCCGCCGCGCTGCGGTTCGCGCCGGGAGCCGACCGCGGCCAGGGCCTCACCGTCTCGATGCGCACCGACGACGGCGGAGCGGTGTCGTACACGAACCTGCTGCAGGCCGAGAGCGTGTCGGCGAGCGGTTGGACGACGGTCGCCGGCGACATCACCATCCCCGGGTACGACGCCGCGGCCGAGCTGTACATCGAGGCGCGGTACAACTCCGGCAACACCTCACCGTTCCTCGTCGACCAGGTCAGGATCGCGGTGCCCGAGGCGGGCGAAGGCGACCTCGACCTCACCCCGCTGAAGGACACCACGGAGTTTCCGGTCGGTGTCGCCATCGACGAGCGTGAGACCGGCGGGGCGGCATCCGATCTGCTGCGCCACCACTTCGATCAGATCACCCCCGAGAACCACATGAAGGTCGAGGCCTGGTACGACGACCAGCGACGCTTCCAGCGCCACCCGCAGGCCACCGCGCTGCTCGACTACGCCAGCGCGAACGACCTGCGACTGTACGGACACGTGCTGCTGTGGCACTCGCAGACCCCGGCGTGGTTCTTCCAGGACGCCTCGGGCCGCGAGCTCACCGACTCCGAGGCCGACAAGCAGCTGCTGCGCGACCGGCTCGCGACCCACATCGACGACGTCGCCCGGTCGATCGCCGACGACTACGGCCTCTTCGGGTCCGAGACGAACCCGCTGGTGGCATGGGACGTCGTCAACGAAGTCATCTCCGACCAGGCGACGCCGGACGGGCTGCGGACCAGCCGGTGGCACGACATCCTCGGCGAGGAGTTCATCCACCTCGCCTTCCGCTTGGCCGACCAGGCGTTCAACGAGGACTACGCCGCTCCCGGCACCGACCGGCCGGTGGCGCTGTTCATCAACGACTACAACACCGAGCAGGACGCCAAGGGCACGCAGTACGCCGCGCTGGTCGATCGGATGCTGGCCGCCGGCACGCCCCTCGACGGTGTGGGTCACCAATTCCACGTTTCGGTCAACACCCCGGTGCCCGCCCTCGCGAGCACGCTCGAGCGGTTCGCCGGTCGCGGGCTCATGCAGGCGGTGACCGAGCTCGACGTCACGGTCAACCCGGCCACGGCGGCGAACCTCGCACGTCAGGGGTACTACTACCGCGACGCCTTCGAGGTGTTCCGCGACTACCACGCCGCGGCGCCGGCATCCGAGAGCCTCTTCGCGGTGACCGTGTGGGGCCTGACCGACACCCGCTCGTGGCGGGCGGAGCAGGCGCCGCTCCTGTTCGCGGGCGACCTGAGCGCCAAGGCGGCGTTCTTCGGCGCGATCGGCGACGACGAGGGGCTTCCGCCGCTCGTGACCACAGCCGACGTGTTCCGCGGCGACGTCGCCCTCGACGGAGCGATCGCCGACGTCCCCGAGTGGCGGAACCTGCCCGAGCACCCGCTCACCCGTGACGCGGGCGGCTTCCAGGCGCGGTGGAGCGACGAGCACCTGACGGCGCTGATCCGCTCGAGCGCGCGCCCCGAACGGATCGAGTTCACCTATCGCGGCGAGGAGGTCGCCTTCGGCGGTGACGGCCCGCTGACGGGGCGCACGGTCGAAGCCGACGGCGAGTTCTTCACCGTCGTCCAGCTGCCCCACACCGCCCCGGCCGTGGGCGACACCGCGGCCTTCGACGTCCGCGTCTTCGCCGCGGACGGGCTCGCCGGCGCGTGGAACTCGGCGGGATCGACGGGCCAGCTGACCTTCTACGAGGAGCTGTCGTACCTCGAGATCCCCCGCGGCGACGAGATCACCGTCGACGGAGTCGTGGATGCCGCCTGGGCCTCGGCCCCGGTGATCGAGACCGCGAAGCGGGTCGAGGGCGATGCCGCCGGCGCCACCGCGACGGTTCGCACCCTCTGGCGCGACAACGTCCTCTACACGCTGTTCGAGGTCGAGGATCCCGACATCGACACGACGAACAGCGACCCCTGGAACCGCGACGGGGTCGAGATCTTCCTCGACCTCGGCAACACCAAGAGCGGGGCGTACGGTCCGAACGACACGCAGATCCGCATCACGGTCGACGGCGACGTCACCTTCGGCACCGGGAACGAGGCCGCGCAGCGGTCGCGACTGCTCGCGAGCGCGACCTCGCGCACCGAGGGCGGCTACATCGTCGAGGCGGCGATCGACCTCGTCGGGCAGTCCGGCGGGCAGAGCGACGTGCCCCTGGGCGGTGCCGGAACGTTCCAGGGCTTCGACGCGCAGGTCAACGACGCCCGCGGCGGCTCCCGCTTCGCCGTGCACACGTGGGCCGAGCCGACGGGAACGGGCTACCAGAGCACGTCGCGGTGGGGCGTCGTGCACCTCGTCGACGCGGTGACCGCGCCGGGCGAGCCCGGCGAACCGACCGAACCCGGCGAACCGACCGAACCGGGTACACCGGGCGAGCCGGTGGATGGCGGCGCGTGGGCGACCGTCGACGTCGGTGACGGCCGTGTCGCGCAGGGCGGATCGCTGCCGGTGCGGGTCTCGGGCCTCGAGCCGCAGCAGCGGATCGGCGCCACGCTCTACAGCGACCCGATCGTCGTCAGCGGCATCCCCGCGGCCGATGCTTCCGGCGAGGTGCGCTTCTCCGTCGCCGTTCCCCGCGACCTCGCGACCGGCGAGCACACGCTCGTGGTCACGTCATCCGGGTACGACGACATCCGCGTGGCGGTGACCGTGGTCAGCGGCGGCGGCAGCGCGAGCAGCAGCCTCAGCACGACCGGCGGCGAACTGCCGTGGGGTGCGGCGCTCGCGGCCGCGGTGCTGCTGACCGCGGGCGGCCTGTTCCTGGCGCTGCGCCGCCGCCCGCGGGCCTGA